In Candidatus Microthrix subdominans, the DNA window CATTGGTGTGGACGAGGCGATCGAGCTGTCGCTCGTGGCCGGCAACGACATGGCGCTGTTCTTCGGCGGGCCCGGCGACCCTTTGAGGGTGCTCGACCGGCTGGAGGGAGCGGTCGCCGACGGCCGACTGTCAGCCGACCGGGTTGACGAGGCGCTGGAACGGGTCATCACGCTGAAGGCCTCGGGGGCCTGCCTCGGCTCGGCTTGAGGAGGATGAGATCGTTCAGCTCTCGGTCAGCCCGCCCGCAGGCCGATGCGGTCGAGCAGCCTGGTGGTCGGTGTTGCTCTCTTTCGGGGTTCTCGGCCGGGAGCAGGCGCTCGCCGTAGAAGATGCTGTCCGCGCCGCATTGCGGTGAACGCAGAGGCCTGGAGCTCGTCGCACATCGAGGTGCGGCCGGCGCTCAGGCGAACTGTCGAGGCGGGCATCATCAACCGGGCGACTGCGACACCCGTGCGCACGAACTCGAACGGGTCGAGCGTCCCGCCGTCCGGCGAGCGGCGCAGCCCGGCGACCCGGACCAGCTCGTTGATCGGCACGGACTCGGGGTGGGGGGCCATGTTGGCGAGGGTGTCTGAGCAGCTCGACGCGATCGGCCCGGGTCTCGCCCATGCCGACGATGCCGCCGCAGCACACCTTGACGCCGGCTTGGCGGACGTGGCCGAGGGTGCGCAGGCGGTCGTCGCAGGTGCGGGTGGTGATGATGTCGGCGTAGCGCTCGCGGCTGGTGTCGAGGTTGTGGTTGTAGGCGTAGAGGCCGGCGTCGGCCAGCGCCTCGGCGTGGTCGTCGCCTCAGCATGCCCAGGGTCATGCAGGTCTCCAGCTCCAGCGCCTTGACGTCCTCGGGATCATGGCGCTCACACGCTCGATGTCGCGGTCCTTGGGCGAGCGCCACGCGGCGCCTCCATGCAGAACCGCTGGGCACCGGCCTTTGCCCTGGTGGGCGGCGGTCAGCATCTTTCGGTGTCCATCAGCGTTTCAAGCTCAGGCCGGTGTTGTACTGGGCGGCCCAGGCAATAGGCGCAGTCCCCGGGCAGTTCCCGGTCTTGATCGACAGCAGCGTGCTTCCAGCTGCATGGCGTCGGGTTCGCGGCGGCGACGGTGGGTGCCTGCGCCCGCCACAGCAGGTCGGTCAGCGGCAGCTCGAACAGGGCGGTCACCTGGTCGGCGGTCCAGTCGGTGCAGGTGGTCCGCGGCGCCGGTCGGTGCGGCGCTCCTCCGACGTGGTCGCGCCGGGGACATCGTCGAGGGGTTCATCAAAGTCGGTCACCGCGAAAGTGTCGCGGTCTTTGCCTCGCCGATCCAACCCTGTGATGACATGGCCCGATGAGCGATTTATCGAAACCAGCGCCCCATCCCGACCGGCCTCACCTTCACATCATCCGAAAGAGGTCTGGGAGGCCCAGAAGGCGAGCGGTTCCTATCAGCCCAGAGGCGTCTGTCGACGAGGGTTTCGTGCATGCGACGAACGACCCGGGAGACCTTTGCTGATCCCG includes these proteins:
- a CDS encoding glycoside hydrolase family 3 protein; translated protein: IGVDEAIELSLVAGNDMALFFGGPGDPLRVLDRLEGAVADGRLSADRVDEALERVITLKASGACLGSA